A genomic region of Paenibacillus sp. PL2-23 contains the following coding sequences:
- a CDS encoding DUF2536 family protein, with translation MEFRLDLIETKVEFFEAASLKALEEDIGKAIEVNKALMLDVHAVSHQAVFDPRSEKMRYSAVVHFKLKK, from the coding sequence ATGGAATTCCGACTGGACCTGATCGAAACAAAAGTAGAGTTTTTTGAGGCTGCCAGCCTGAAGGCGCTGGAGGAGGATATCGGCAAAGCCATCGAGGTGAACAAAGCGCTGATGCTGGATGTGCATGCGGTGTCTCATCAAGCGGTATTCGACCCCCGCAGCGAGAAGATGAGGTATAGTGCTGTGGTACACTTCAAGCTGAAAAAATAA
- a CDS encoding sulfatase-like hydrolase/transferase, whose amino-acid sequence MKKPNILLITSDQQHWNTIGAFNSEVHTPNLDRLTREGTAFTRAYCPNPTCTPTRASIITGMYPSQHGAWTLGTKLLEDRHTVGEDFSDAGYRTALVGKAHFQPLRSTEEYPSQEAYPILQDLEHWQSFHGPFYGFDHVELARNHTNEAHVGQHYALWMEEKGCLNWRDYFLPPTGTMDPAQMYKWPIPEEYHYNTWIAERTNDLLEQFKESDEPFLLWSSFFDPHPDYLAPEPWDEMYDPDSLTIPSVVAGEHDRNPPHFGKTQEDAPDFSELLESGYGIHGYGSHLYKGKTRLTDYDKRKLVAVYYGMISLMDKYIGAILDKLDELGLAEDTIVVFTTDHGHFFGQHGLQAKGGFHYEDLIKLPFIVRYPGRVPAGKTSESIQSLVDLAPTFLSFCGIPIPHAMTGIDQKEVWLGQRESARDHAICEFRHEATTIHQKTYVDARYKITVYYNQTYGELFDLVEDPGELHNRWDDPDYAVLKSELLLKYIWAELGKEPLPMPRIWHA is encoded by the coding sequence ATGAAGAAACCTAATATTTTGTTGATTACAAGCGATCAGCAGCACTGGAATACAATCGGAGCATTTAACTCCGAGGTCCATACGCCGAATCTCGACAGGCTGACCAGGGAAGGAACGGCGTTCACGCGCGCGTATTGCCCCAATCCAACCTGTACGCCAACGCGGGCGTCCATTATTACGGGGATGTATCCGAGCCAGCATGGGGCCTGGACGCTTGGCACGAAGCTGCTGGAGGACCGCCATACCGTCGGGGAGGATTTCAGTGATGCGGGCTATCGCACTGCCTTGGTTGGCAAAGCCCATTTCCAGCCGCTTCGCTCGACAGAGGAATATCCTTCGCAGGAGGCATATCCCATCCTTCAGGATTTGGAGCACTGGCAATCGTTCCACGGTCCGTTCTACGGCTTTGATCATGTGGAGCTTGCGCGGAATCATACGAATGAGGCGCATGTGGGACAGCATTACGCTTTATGGATGGAAGAGAAGGGCTGTTTGAATTGGAGGGATTATTTCCTCCCGCCGACTGGCACAATGGATCCGGCTCAAATGTACAAATGGCCGATTCCGGAGGAGTATCATTACAACACATGGATTGCGGAGCGGACAAACGACTTGCTGGAGCAGTTTAAGGAAAGCGATGAGCCATTCCTGCTGTGGTCCAGCTTCTTCGACCCGCATCCCGATTATTTGGCGCCGGAGCCTTGGGATGAAATGTATGACCCTGACAGCTTAACAATTCCTTCCGTGGTGGCGGGAGAGCATGACCGCAACCCGCCTCATTTTGGCAAAACGCAGGAGGATGCTCCGGATTTCTCCGAGCTGCTGGAGAGCGGCTACGGCATCCATGGCTATGGCTCTCATCTATACAAAGGCAAGACTCGGCTAACGGATTATGATAAGAGGAAGCTGGTTGCGGTGTATTATGGCATGATCAGCCTGATGGACAAATATATCGGAGCGATATTGGATAAGCTGGACGAGCTTGGTCTTGCGGAGGATACAATAGTTGTATTTACAACCGATCACGGTCATTTCTTCGGGCAGCATGGGCTTCAGGCCAAAGGCGGCTTTCATTACGAGGATTTGATTAAGCTGCCGTTTATCGTTCGTTACCCAGGCCGAGTGCCTGCTGGCAAAACTTCTGAGTCGATTCAGTCGCTTGTCGATCTTGCGCCGACATTCCTGTCGTTCTGCGGCATTCCCATCCCCCATGCCATGACGGGGATCGATCAGAAGGAGGTGTGGCTCGGGCAGCGGGAAAGCGCGCGTGATCATGCGATATGCGAATTCCGGCATGAAGCGACGACCATTCATCAGAAGACGTACGTAGACGCGCGGTATAAAATAACGGTATATTACAACCAAACCTACGGGGAGCTGTTTGATTTGGTCGAAGACCCCGGCGAGCTGCACAATCGTTGGGACGACCCCGATTATGCGGTGCTGAAGTCGGAGCTGCTGCTCAAATATATTTGGGCTGAGCTTGGCAAGGAGCCTCTGCCGATGCCTCGCATTTGGCATGCATAA
- a CDS encoding AraC family transcriptional regulator, whose product MAMIEDSREYREFLYHTPGAWERDGQLWTIRAGHSITRPGYVTGPRRIECFSLHLIVTGELELLDDGQSIELKEGDVFCLFPGRTYTYKRPESCPDLRLRWIAFDGGAAASMLEEAGLTDSVPYKRQCLTPAIMSIMDQQFHLLRKEGSSFTTPRETLLLQSLLLQLFAALMEDMRKSIRPLPLWVEQSVAYIELHATEGLTVDRLAEMAGLHRNYYSTAFSESTGKSPQQYITEVRMGKAAGWLLEPGTTVTEIAYSLGYANPYSFTRAFIRYYGMPPTAYRELKKE is encoded by the coding sequence ATGGCAATGATCGAAGACAGTCGCGAGTACAGGGAATTTCTATATCATACGCCTGGAGCCTGGGAGCGGGACGGACAGCTATGGACCATTCGCGCCGGCCACAGCATCACAAGACCTGGTTATGTGACGGGACCGCGTCGCATTGAATGCTTCAGCTTGCATCTCATAGTAACAGGCGAGCTTGAGCTGCTGGACGACGGGCAAAGCATCGAGCTGAAGGAAGGGGATGTCTTCTGCTTGTTCCCCGGCCGGACGTACACCTATAAGCGGCCTGAGAGCTGTCCCGATCTGCGTCTGCGCTGGATCGCGTTTGACGGCGGAGCGGCGGCCTCCATGCTTGAAGAGGCTGGTTTGACAGACTCTGTCCCCTATAAACGCCAATGCCTGACACCAGCCATCATGTCGATCATGGACCAGCAGTTCCACCTGCTACGCAAGGAAGGCTCCAGCTTCACAACGCCGCGAGAGACGCTGCTGCTGCAGAGCCTGCTGCTCCAGCTGTTCGCCGCTTTGATGGAGGATATGCGCAAGTCGATTCGCCCCCTGCCCCTCTGGGTTGAGCAAAGCGTCGCTTATATCGAGCTTCATGCGACTGAAGGGCTGACTGTCGATCGCCTGGCCGAGATGGCCGGCCTGCATCGGAATTATTATTCGACTGCGTTCTCGGAGTCGACGGGCAAGTCGCCGCAGCAGTACATCACCGAGGTGCGCATGGGTAAAGCTGCGGGTTGGCTGCTTGAGCCCGGGACGACAGTGACGGAAATCGCGTATTCCCTGGGCTACGCGAACCCCTATTCGTTCACTCGGGCATTCATCCGGTATTACGGAATGCCGCCCACCGCTTATCGGGAGCTGAAGAAGGAGTGA
- a CDS encoding AraC family transcriptional regulator, which yields MIKPGDIMRQLNQMNFKVLLAGHNRKGVNWTQEPYTHRFNSLWLISKGKATFVIDGVSHAAEPGKLFVVAPGTVVQRSTEEGQPLEFYFVRFTYTTSYEEEGRWMTEGESSGPLLLHGAFTIQNPLPLLHAFEQMCELVKRRSQLVIMRQRIAMLELLTLIVADLRSQIVTGHTNTVIEKTIDYMVNHYDKSITLDDLADMAGLSPSHFSRLFKKYAGSTPLHYLTQLRMDRAKELLTLSDYRMKAIAQSIGYADELYFSRMFKKMVGTSPKEYARTHKASP from the coding sequence ATGATCAAGCCCGGAGATATCATGCGCCAGCTGAATCAGATGAATTTCAAGGTGCTGCTGGCAGGCCATAATAGGAAGGGAGTCAATTGGACGCAGGAGCCCTATACCCATCGGTTCAACAGTCTGTGGCTCATCTCCAAAGGCAAAGCCACTTTTGTCATTGACGGCGTCTCGCATGCCGCTGAGCCCGGCAAGCTGTTTGTGGTGGCCCCTGGCACGGTTGTGCAGCGCTCGACGGAGGAAGGGCAACCGCTAGAATTTTATTTTGTCCGGTTCACTTATACCACGTCTTATGAAGAGGAAGGACGCTGGATGACCGAAGGCGAGTCGTCCGGTCCCCTGCTGCTCCACGGCGCCTTCACTATACAGAATCCACTGCCTCTGCTGCATGCCTTCGAGCAGATGTGCGAGCTTGTGAAGCGCCGAAGCCAGCTGGTCATCATGCGGCAGCGCATTGCGATGCTTGAGCTGTTGACGCTTATCGTTGCGGATCTGCGCTCGCAGATTGTGACCGGCCATACCAATACGGTCATTGAGAAGACCATTGATTATATGGTCAATCATTATGATAAAAGCATTACGCTGGACGATCTGGCCGATATGGCTGGCCTGAGCCCAAGCCACTTCAGCCGCCTGTTCAAAAAATACGCAGGCAGCACGCCCCTTCATTATTTGACCCAGCTGCGCATGGACAGAGCGAAGGAGCTGCTGACGTTATCCGATTACCGGATGAAAGCCATCGCGCAGAGCATCGGGTACGCGGATGAGCTGTATTTTAGCCGGATGTTCAAGAAGATGGTCGGCACCAGCCCGAAGGAATATGCCAGAACGCACAAAGCATCCCCCTAA
- a CDS encoding ABC transporter ATP-binding protein has translation MDIHEEDKRRNIKDGLLWRRMLAFARPYWRSITVSFLFALLIAATAVVQPLLVKSAIDDRIGGIGKPMVSTSDPALAQRLEEDERTYGSPVFLGDSVYYRAEPTKEAWLEGTQLAQIVDIESDYVLVEGWPLQAEGLQVSESGEGVLITAEDGAVWAGMVLTDEEASAFRKQDYTGFVWIAGLFLLSVIVSGLFTYWQSNLLQMTGQRIIYDLRARMFGHLAKLQTSYYDRNPVGRVVTRVAYDVEAINQLFSQVIVNLAKEALLLFGIAGIMLYLHLEMALVSFAVIPLLLIATFYFKKIIRDAQRAARVMLSRLNSFLAETLSGMSLIQMFTRESKQLEHFDEFNMAHYKAGMRGTVNNSVFNPLIAFLGNLALAIVVWYGGKSVLAAGVTFGVVYAFTTYVRLFFQPLAALSDRYTQIQTALASAERIFELLEEKPTIASPSKPVKLEKPLRGSIQFEGVWFAYEPDQWVLRDISFSAKPGETIAFVGATGAGKSSIIGLINRFYDIQKGTVRLDGIDLRELELEQLRTSIGVIQQDPFVFSGNVYDNIRMNRPEVSNEDIRLAVKLLDMEDFIMRLPQQYETRIGEQGMRLSSGQQQLLAFLRVFVSNPDMLILDEATAHVDTETEQTLQRGLMKLSQGRTTLIVAHRLSTIQHADRIIVMHKGRIQESGSHAELMKLGGAYRKLVELQYSESSPEAPAQSAQ, from the coding sequence ATGGACATTCATGAGGAAGATAAGCGCCGCAATATAAAGGATGGGTTGTTATGGAGGAGGATGCTCGCATTCGCTCGTCCATATTGGAGGAGCATCACGGTCTCATTTCTGTTCGCCCTGCTTATCGCCGCTACAGCCGTGGTGCAGCCGCTTCTAGTCAAAAGCGCGATCGACGACCGGATTGGCGGGATCGGGAAACCGATGGTATCTACCTCGGATCCGGCTCTCGCGCAGCGGCTGGAGGAGGATGAGCGGACGTACGGCTCTCCCGTATTCCTTGGGGATTCCGTCTATTATCGGGCGGAGCCGACGAAGGAAGCGTGGCTGGAAGGGACCCAGCTTGCGCAGATTGTCGACATTGAGAGCGACTATGTGCTTGTAGAGGGCTGGCCGCTGCAGGCCGAGGGGCTGCAGGTGTCCGAATCAGGAGAGGGAGTCTTGATTACGGCCGAGGATGGAGCTGTCTGGGCAGGAATGGTATTGACGGATGAGGAGGCGTCGGCGTTCCGCAAGCAGGATTACACGGGCTTCGTCTGGATCGCCGGTTTATTCCTGCTCAGCGTTATCGTCTCCGGATTATTCACCTACTGGCAGTCTAATTTATTGCAGATGACCGGTCAAAGAATCATTTATGATCTCAGAGCCCGAATGTTCGGCCACCTGGCTAAGCTGCAAACGTCTTATTATGACCGTAACCCGGTTGGTCGTGTTGTAACGCGAGTGGCATATGATGTCGAGGCGATTAATCAGCTGTTCTCGCAGGTTATTGTCAATCTGGCGAAGGAAGCGCTGCTTCTGTTCGGCATTGCTGGCATCATGCTGTATCTTCATCTGGAGATGGCGCTTGTATCCTTTGCGGTTATCCCGCTGCTTCTGATCGCCACCTTCTATTTCAAAAAAATAATACGCGACGCTCAGCGCGCGGCACGGGTCATGCTGTCTCGTCTCAATTCGTTTCTGGCGGAAACCTTGTCGGGCATGAGCCTTATCCAAATGTTCACAAGAGAAAGCAAGCAGCTGGAGCATTTTGACGAGTTTAACATGGCGCATTATAAAGCGGGCATGAGGGGCACTGTCAACAACTCGGTGTTCAACCCGCTGATCGCGTTTCTGGGCAATCTGGCATTGGCGATTGTCGTCTGGTATGGCGGCAAGTCGGTGCTTGCCGCTGGGGTTACGTTCGGCGTTGTTTATGCGTTTACGACTTACGTCCGACTGTTTTTCCAGCCGCTTGCGGCTTTGTCCGACCGCTATACGCAAATTCAAACCGCGCTTGCATCGGCGGAGCGCATATTCGAGCTGCTGGAGGAGAAGCCGACAATCGCTAGCCCTTCTAAGCCTGTTAAGCTGGAGAAGCCGCTGCGCGGCTCCATCCAGTTTGAAGGCGTGTGGTTTGCGTATGAGCCTGACCAATGGGTGCTGCGGGATATTAGCTTCTCCGCAAAGCCAGGGGAGACGATTGCTTTCGTAGGTGCAACAGGAGCGGGCAAGAGCTCCATCATCGGGCTCATTAACCGGTTCTACGATATTCAGAAGGGTACGGTGCGGCTGGATGGCATTGACCTTAGAGAGCTGGAGCTGGAACAGCTTCGGACCTCCATTGGAGTCATTCAGCAGGATCCCTTTGTGTTCTCGGGCAATGTCTACGACAACATCCGGATGAATCGCCCGGAGGTCAGCAATGAGGATATTCGCTTAGCCGTCAAGCTGCTGGATATGGAGGATTTTATTATGAGGCTTCCGCAGCAGTATGAGACCCGGATCGGGGAGCAGGGCATGCGGCTCTCCTCGGGACAGCAGCAGCTGCTTGCCTTCCTTCGGGTATTCGTCAGCAATCCCGACATGCTCATTCTGGACGAAGCGACGGCGCACGTCGATACGGAGACCGAGCAGACGCTGCAGCGAGGGCTGATGAAGCTGTCTCAAGGGCGGACGACGCTGATTGTAGCGCATCGGCTGTCAACGATTCAGCATGCTGATCGAATCATCGTCATGCACAAGGGGCGTATTCAGGAATCGGGTTCGCATGCCGAACTGATGAAGCTCGGAGGCGCATACCGGAAGCTGGTGGAGCTGCAATACAGCGAGAGCTCTCCAGAGGCGCCCGCACAAAGCGCGCAATAA
- a CDS encoding ABC transporter ATP-binding protein: protein MPLFQEHLVKYKGQYMIGAALLSISCLLQLVIPLLLGHFTDLIESLSPTMADITTIACWIVGVGLVSAFFRSISRIYLFRLARLLEMRLRRKLFVKWESLSAEYFNRQRIGDLMSHAVNDLNIMRDVGMTGVFAAIEAAILIAIAIVAMAGTVHMGLTLIVLLPLPALTYLAYRFRTRIQDRTTMVQEAIGGLTSRVQEFVAGIRVVKAYAQERAEMNKFQKENERNVETNRLLIEANSSFSALSQAIVGLCYLLSVVFGGMLVMKGSISLGQFVAFNTYLTMLISPVENLGKVINVFQRGRAVDERLRHVLDTPPEVADDQDTLPMDKIQGGIQCRGLSFRYPGQEHNALEDIHLNVPAGGSLAIVGKVGSGKTTLVQLLLRLYNPPEGTVFIDGRDIRGIPLQRLRQSVGFVPQEHMLFSTTIGQNIAFDPKRYSGEQISEAARIAQVHDNIIAFPRQFDTSLGERGVSLSGGQRQRVSIARAVIKKPSILVFDDSLSAVDAETEARILSNLKSMMKDRTTIITSHRLSAIRHADEIIVMDHGRIVERGDHASLMKQGGLYASIYEKQTVNRAMEG from the coding sequence ATGCCATTGTTTCAGGAGCATCTTGTTAAATATAAAGGCCAATATATGATAGGTGCAGCGTTATTGTCCATATCTTGTCTGTTGCAGCTTGTCATACCGCTTCTGCTCGGCCACTTCACTGATCTGATCGAATCCTTGTCGCCGACGATGGCGGATATTACAACCATCGCCTGCTGGATTGTCGGAGTTGGTCTGGTGTCTGCCTTCTTCCGCTCCATCAGCCGCATTTATTTGTTTCGTCTGGCGCGTCTGCTGGAAATGCGGCTTCGGAGAAAGCTTTTTGTCAAATGGGAAAGCTTGTCTGCGGAATACTTCAACCGGCAGCGGATCGGCGATTTGATGTCGCATGCCGTCAACGATCTCAACATAATGCGCGATGTCGGCATGACAGGGGTGTTCGCGGCAATAGAGGCGGCCATTCTTATTGCGATTGCAATTGTGGCGATGGCGGGCACCGTTCATATGGGCCTGACCTTAATCGTGCTGCTTCCGCTGCCGGCGTTGACCTATCTGGCTTATCGATTCCGTACGCGGATTCAGGACCGGACAACTATGGTGCAGGAAGCGATTGGCGGACTGACCAGCCGCGTGCAGGAGTTTGTGGCGGGCATTCGCGTCGTCAAGGCTTATGCGCAGGAGCGGGCGGAGATGAATAAGTTCCAGAAGGAAAATGAGCGCAATGTCGAGACGAATCGCCTTCTTATTGAAGCAAACTCCTCATTCTCGGCGCTTAGCCAAGCAATCGTAGGGCTTTGTTATCTGTTGTCCGTTGTATTCGGCGGCATGCTTGTTATGAAGGGGAGCATCAGCCTGGGCCAATTTGTTGCCTTCAATACGTATCTGACGATGCTTATATCCCCTGTAGAAAACTTGGGCAAGGTCATCAATGTGTTTCAGCGGGGAAGGGCTGTTGATGAACGTCTTAGGCATGTGCTGGATACGCCGCCTGAGGTGGCTGACGATCAGGACACGCTCCCTATGGATAAGATCCAGGGGGGAATTCAGTGCCGCGGGCTAAGCTTCCGATACCCGGGCCAGGAGCATAATGCCCTTGAGGATATCCATCTGAATGTGCCCGCTGGCGGAAGCCTGGCGATTGTAGGGAAGGTCGGCAGCGGCAAGACGACGCTTGTTCAGCTTCTGCTGCGGCTGTACAATCCGCCGGAAGGCACCGTGTTTATCGACGGACGGGATATTCGGGGCATCCCGCTGCAGCGCTTGAGGCAGTCGGTTGGCTTCGTGCCGCAGGAGCATATGCTGTTCTCGACGACAATCGGCCAGAATATCGCCTTTGATCCCAAGCGGTATTCCGGCGAGCAGATCAGCGAAGCGGCGCGGATTGCGCAGGTGCATGATAATATTATCGCCTTCCCGAGACAGTTCGACACCTCGCTGGGCGAGAGGGGGGTCTCCTTGTCCGGAGGCCAGCGTCAACGCGTCAGCATTGCCCGAGCGGTTATTAAGAAGCCTTCCATTCTAGTATTCGACGACAGCTTGTCTGCCGTTGACGCAGAGACGGAGGCGCGTATCCTGAGCAACTTGAAATCGATGATGAAGGATCGAACAACAATCATTACGAGTCACCGTCTGTCGGCCATTCGTCACGCGGACGAAATTATTGTGATGGATCATGGACGGATAGTAGAGAGGGGCGACCACGCGTCGCTGATGAAGCAAGGCGGTTTGTACGCGTCCATCTATGAGAAGCAGACCGTTAACCGCGCAATGGAGGGGTAA
- a CDS encoding acyltransferase has protein sequence MKQHIVELNVVKAVAIIAVLLIHVTADPRVGVPWGSASAPFYMLANQLSMFAVPVFILINGLVLFYRYHDDWSFAQAMEFYKKRLKFIVIPYVIWALIYYLYRQALSQQPVSFDLLEFVDQLRWGETGYHLYFMIIIIQFYLVFPLLMAVVRWLRLKPRHLVILGLLVQGVFYSIHHYVKPFENAAKLLPNYAIVFGVGAAIGMCYGAFAKKSGGVWWTFALTVFVGFTYLLMLIAHRDGTSYWPPAYVILYNLYGVLAGISLIWIGRMVMDRSARVGRWLLALGAASFGIYLVHPAVLSTWKTIFNPPPQHVFYHPYIAVTLLVVLAIPWLIVLVTQKIKFSWLLWGRG, from the coding sequence ATGAAACAACATATTGTGGAGCTGAACGTGGTCAAAGCGGTGGCTATTATAGCTGTGCTGCTTATTCATGTGACCGCTGATCCGCGCGTAGGGGTGCCCTGGGGAAGCGCGTCGGCGCCGTTCTACATGCTGGCCAACCAGCTGAGCATGTTCGCTGTGCCGGTCTTTATTCTCATTAATGGACTGGTCCTGTTCTATCGCTATCACGACGATTGGAGCTTCGCGCAGGCGATGGAGTTCTATAAGAAACGTTTAAAATTTATAGTCATTCCCTATGTGATTTGGGCTTTGATCTACTATTTATACCGACAGGCGCTCAGCCAGCAGCCCGTTTCATTCGATCTTCTGGAGTTTGTCGATCAGCTGCGGTGGGGCGAGACAGGCTATCATTTGTATTTTATGATTATCATTATTCAATTCTACCTTGTGTTCCCGTTGCTGATGGCCGTTGTGAGATGGCTTCGGCTGAAGCCTCGCCATCTGGTTATTCTTGGCTTGCTTGTGCAAGGGGTTTTCTATTCGATTCATCACTACGTGAAGCCGTTCGAGAATGCCGCCAAGCTTCTGCCCAATTATGCCATCGTATTCGGAGTCGGCGCCGCGATCGGCATGTGTTATGGAGCGTTTGCGAAGAAGAGCGGGGGAGTATGGTGGACGTTTGCCCTTACCGTATTTGTTGGGTTTACCTACCTGCTTATGCTGATTGCGCATCGGGATGGGACAAGCTATTGGCCTCCTGCTTATGTAATTCTGTATAACCTGTATGGGGTGCTTGCGGGCATCAGCTTAATCTGGATTGGTCGAATGGTCATGGATCGTTCCGCTCGGGTCGGGAGATGGCTGCTGGCGCTCGGCGCTGCCTCATTTGGCATTTACCTCGTTCACCCGGCAGTGCTGTCAACGTGGAAGACGATATTCAACCCGCCGCCGCAGCATGTCTTTTATCATCCTTATATCGCTGTGACGCTGCTTGTTGTGCTCGCGATTCCTTGGCTGATTGTGTTAGTGACCCAAAAAATCAAATTTTCCTGGCTCCTATGGGGCAGAGGGTGA